A single region of the Grus americana isolate bGruAme1 chromosome 3, bGruAme1.mat, whole genome shotgun sequence genome encodes:
- the KCNK17 gene encoding potassium channel subfamily K member 17 translates to MVAARRQQRRRRWGVPVLLLVYVGYVGLGAGVLQALERPAEVQAAQHLLQQHWELLANHTCLRGPALQQLIEGIIQAYKSGITLRGNTTSLGRWDFSGSFFFSVSAITTIGYGNLSPSTAAGRIFCILFALFGIPLNLVLLNEIGQLMLLGVQHCAHCLEEVFHWQKKASLLIKTCALVTGLLLFLLLPPLLFSDKEGWSYEEGFYYSFITLSTIGFGDYVIGMNPDRTYPGWYKNVISLWILFGMAWLALVIKFCINFLESSSDFCQCNKKSTDMAEDLMDDNKNSMAGLHDVEICNDKDTKPKGPDESHTHTAPTEAL, encoded by the exons ATGGTGGCggcgcggcggcagcagcggcggcggcgctggggggtgccggtgctgctgctggtctACGTGGGCTATGTGGGGCTGGGCGCCGGCGTGCTGCAGGCGCTGGAGCGGCCGGCCGAGGTGCAGGCGGCCCAacacctgctccagcagcactgggagctgCTCGCCAACCACACCTGCCTCCGGGggcctgccctgcagcagctcatCGAG GGTATCATCCAAGCCTACAAGAGTGGCATAACCCTCCGGGGAAACACCACTAGCCTGGGCAGGTGGGACTTCAGTGGGTCTTTCTTCTTCTCCGTCTCTGCAATAACAACCATTG GCTATGGGAACCtgagccccagcactgccgcTGGTCGAATCTTCTGCATCTTGTTTGCGCTCTTTGGGATCCCCTTGAACCTTGTCCTTCTGAACGAAATTGGGCAGCTGATGCTGTTGGGGGTTCAGCATTGCGCCCATTGCCTGGAGGAGGTGTTTCACTGGCAG AAAAAAGCTTCCCTCCTGATTAAGACCTGTGCACTGGTAACTGGCTTGTTGTtgttccttctgctgcctcccttgtTGTTCTCTGACAAAGAAGGCTGGTCTTATGAAGAAGGCTTCTACTATTCCTTCATTACCCTCAGCACTATAGGGTTTGGAGATTATGTGATTG GGATGAACCCAGACCGCACCTATCCAGGCTGGTACAAGAATGTAATCTCTCTGTGGATCCTCTTTGGGATGGCCTGGCTAGCACTGGTTATCAAATTTTGCATCAACTTTCTAGAGAGCTCCAGTGACTTCTGTCAGTGCAACAAGAAGAGCACAGACATGGCAGAAGACTTAATGGATGACAACAAAAATAGCATGGCGGGACTTCATGATGTGGAGATCTGCAATGATAaagacacaaaaccaaaaggacCAGATGAATCTCACACCCACACAGCTCCTACAGAAGCACTCTAG